Proteins encoded within one genomic window of Pigmentiphaga sp. H8:
- a CDS encoding S9 family peptidase: MTSTSPPAIRLVKRYDVRDFFRKPERSSYRISPDGRHLAFLAPAQGRQNVHVQALDEQGVPTGPARALTGEAERDVGGFFWKGPGHILYIKDFGGDENFHLLSVPLDGAAAPTDLTPYDGVRADVVDDLIDDDAHVLLSHNRRDPQVFDVFRVEVATGKEELIAQNPGNITGWATDHDGRLRLAVATDGVNNTLLYRDTEAEEFRPILTTDFKETVAPLFFTFDNKRIYVSSNRGRDKAALFEFDPHTAREGALIFEHPEVDVSGLAYSHQRKVLTEIGYMTWKAQRQVLDPATAEIYADLESQLRGYEIALQSETRDETRFVVAAYNDRTQGARYLYDAASRKLTKLGEIQPWLLERDMAPMKPVRYTARDGLKIDGYLTLPVGATPRKLPVIIHPHGGPWARDTWGYNPEVQFLANRGYAVLQMNFRGSTGYGRKFWEASFRQWGRAMQDDITDGVEWLKREGIADPARIAIYGGSYGGYATLAGIAFTPDLYAAAVDYVGVSNLFTFMDTIPPYWKPFLDSMHEMVGDPERDKDMLHAASPVFFVDRIKAPLFVAQGAKDPRVNKDESDQIVAALRARGVQVEYMVKDNEGHGFHNEENQFEFYAAMEAFLAKYL; the protein is encoded by the coding sequence ATGACCTCGACTTCCCCCCCCGCCATACGGCTCGTCAAGCGCTACGACGTGCGCGATTTCTTCCGGAAGCCGGAACGTTCCAGCTATCGCATCTCGCCCGACGGCCGCCACCTGGCCTTTCTGGCGCCCGCCCAGGGCAGGCAGAACGTGCACGTGCAGGCGCTGGACGAACAAGGCGTTCCCACCGGTCCGGCGCGGGCGCTGACCGGCGAGGCCGAACGGGACGTGGGCGGGTTTTTCTGGAAGGGGCCGGGCCACATCCTGTACATCAAGGACTTCGGCGGCGACGAGAACTTCCACCTGTTGTCGGTGCCGCTCGATGGCGCCGCCGCGCCGACCGATCTCACGCCTTACGACGGCGTGCGCGCCGACGTGGTGGACGACCTGATCGACGACGACGCCCACGTGCTGCTGTCGCACAACCGGCGGGACCCGCAGGTGTTCGACGTGTTCCGCGTCGAGGTCGCCACCGGCAAGGAGGAACTGATCGCCCAGAACCCCGGCAACATCACCGGCTGGGCCACCGACCACGATGGCCGGCTGCGGCTGGCGGTGGCCACGGACGGGGTCAACAACACCTTGCTTTACCGCGACACCGAGGCCGAGGAATTCCGTCCCATCCTGACCACGGATTTCAAGGAAACCGTCGCGCCGTTGTTCTTCACGTTCGACAACAAGCGCATCTACGTCAGCTCCAACCGCGGCCGCGACAAGGCCGCGCTGTTCGAGTTCGACCCGCATACCGCCCGCGAGGGCGCGCTGATATTCGAGCACCCCGAGGTCGACGTTTCGGGGCTGGCCTATTCGCACCAGCGCAAGGTCCTGACCGAGATCGGCTACATGACCTGGAAGGCGCAGCGCCAGGTGCTGGATCCGGCCACCGCCGAAATCTACGCCGACCTGGAAAGCCAGTTGCGCGGCTACGAGATCGCGCTGCAAAGCGAGACGCGGGACGAGACCCGCTTCGTCGTGGCGGCCTACAACGACCGCACGCAGGGGGCGCGCTACCTGTACGACGCCGCCTCGCGCAAGCTGACCAAGCTGGGGGAGATCCAGCCGTGGCTGCTGGAACGCGACATGGCGCCGATGAAGCCCGTGCGCTACACCGCGCGCGACGGCCTGAAGATCGACGGCTACCTGACGCTGCCCGTGGGCGCGACGCCGCGCAAGCTGCCGGTCATCATCCATCCCCACGGCGGGCCGTGGGCCCGCGACACCTGGGGTTACAACCCCGAGGTGCAGTTCCTGGCCAATCGCGGCTATGCCGTGCTGCAGATGAATTTCCGGGGCTCCACCGGCTACGGGCGAAAGTTCTGGGAGGCCTCGTTCAGGCAGTGGGGCCGGGCCATGCAGGACGACATCACCGATGGCGTCGAATGGCTCAAGCGCGAGGGCATCGCCGATCCGGCGCGCATCGCCATCTATGGCGGCAGCTACGGCGGCTACGCCACGCTGGCCGGCATCGCGTTCACGCCCGACCTGTATGCCGCGGCCGTGGACTACGTGGGGGTCTCGAACCTGTTCACGTTCATGGACACCATCCCGCCGTACTGGAAGCCTTTCCTGGATTCCATGCACGAGATGGTCGGCGATCCCGAGCGGGACAAGGACATGCTGCACGCGGCATCGCCGGTCTTCTTCGTCGACCGGATCAAGGCGCCGCTATTCGTGGCCCAGGGGGCGAAGGACCCGCGCGTCAACAAGGACGAAAGCGACCAGATCGTGGCCGCGCTGCGCGCACGCGGCGTACAGGTCGAATACATGGTCAAGGACAACGAAGGGCACGGCTTCCACAACGAAGAGAACCAGTTCGAGTTCTACGCCGCGATGGAAGCGTTCCTGGCCAAGTACCTGTAG
- a CDS encoding DsbA family protein — protein METTRLHYIYDPFCGWCYASAPLMAAARGLLPAIAHGGGMMAGSNRQPVTDRLRNYVMPHDRRIAAMTGQPFGQAYFDGLLRDHDAVFDSEPPITAILAALDAGGEGRDLDLLARLQRAHYVEGRRIADAGVLAEMAADIGLDRPAFEAAYAARDGQPTRDHIAESRALLAHAGGQGFPTFALERDGRYRVLDTGRYLGHVDEWRAALADMLD, from the coding sequence ATGGAAACGACCCGGCTTCACTACATCTACGATCCCTTCTGCGGCTGGTGCTATGCCTCGGCCCCGTTGATGGCGGCGGCCCGCGGGCTATTGCCCGCCATCGCGCATGGCGGCGGCATGATGGCCGGCAGCAACCGCCAGCCCGTGACCGACCGGCTGCGCAACTACGTCATGCCCCATGACCGCCGCATCGCGGCCATGACCGGCCAGCCGTTCGGGCAGGCCTATTTCGACGGCCTGCTGCGCGACCACGACGCCGTGTTCGACTCCGAACCGCCCATCACCGCCATCCTGGCCGCGCTCGATGCCGGTGGCGAGGGACGCGACCTGGACCTGCTGGCGCGCCTGCAACGCGCCCATTACGTGGAGGGCCGGCGCATCGCCGATGCTGGCGTGCTGGCCGAGATGGCCGCCGACATCGGCCTGGACCGGCCGGCCTTCGAAGCCGCCTATGCCGCGCGGGATGGCCAGCCGACGCGCGACCACATCGCCGAAAGCCGCGCCCTGCTGGCCCATGCCGGCGGCCAGGGGTTCCCGACCTTCGCGCTGGAGCGCGATGGCCGCTACCGGGTGCTGGACACCGGCCGCTATCTCGGCCACGTGGACGAGTGGCGCGCCGCGCTGGCCGACATGCTGGACTAG
- a CDS encoding DUF58 domain-containing protein encodes MFGLRRFTKRPAEPANDAAVASAQPRADAEELLRRLEWTVIRRLDGALQGDYRTLFRGFGLDLADLREYQAGDDVRHIDWNVTARLQSPHVREFQEDREVSAWFLLDLSGSVDFGSAGVRKRAVLTSFVGVLARLLTRYGNRVGAVLYGGQGEGAIPARTGRRHVLHVLDRIGALRADGKSGETRLGDLLERSLSAIGRRSVVFVVSDFISAPGWEQTLGVLAQRHEVVAVRLYDPLEQALPDLGLVVLQDAETGEQLFVDTHDPGFRRRFAAAATERETALRKALTEAGVDCLELATDERLDQALLHFMRLRRRRSQLVGGLNGPWARDI; translated from the coding sequence ATGTTCGGGTTGCGGCGGTTCACTAAGCGGCCGGCCGAGCCGGCCAACGATGCGGCGGTGGCGTCGGCCCAGCCCAGGGCCGACGCCGAGGAATTGCTGCGCCGCCTGGAATGGACCGTCATCCGCCGGCTGGACGGAGCGCTGCAGGGCGACTACCGCACCTTGTTCCGGGGCTTCGGCCTGGACCTGGCGGACCTGCGCGAATACCAGGCCGGCGACGACGTGCGCCACATCGACTGGAACGTCACGGCGCGCCTGCAATCGCCGCACGTGCGCGAATTCCAGGAGGACCGCGAAGTGTCCGCATGGTTCCTGCTGGACTTGTCGGGTTCGGTCGATTTCGGTTCGGCCGGGGTGCGCAAGCGGGCGGTGCTGACCAGTTTCGTGGGCGTGCTGGCGCGGCTGCTGACGCGCTACGGCAACCGTGTGGGCGCGGTCCTGTACGGAGGCCAGGGCGAGGGCGCCATTCCCGCCCGCACCGGCCGGCGCCATGTGCTGCACGTGCTCGATCGCATCGGCGCGCTGCGGGCCGACGGCAAGTCGGGCGAGACGCGGCTGGGCGACCTGCTGGAGCGTTCGTTGTCGGCCATAGGCAGGCGCTCGGTGGTGTTCGTGGTCTCGGATTTCATCAGCGCCCCGGGCTGGGAGCAGACGCTGGGCGTGCTGGCCCAGCGCCACGAGGTCGTCGCGGTGCGCCTGTACGACCCGCTGGAGCAGGCCTTGCCCGACCTGGGCCTGGTGGTGTTGCAGGATGCCGAGACCGGCGAACAGCTTTTCGTCGATACCCACGACCCGGGCTTTCGCCGGCGCTTCGCCGCCGCCGCCACGGAGCGCGAGACGGCGCTGCGCAAGGCCCTGACCGAGGCGGGCGTCGATTGCCTGGAACTGGCCACCGACGAACGGCTGGACCAGGCATTGCTGCATTTCATGCGGTTGCGCCGCCGGCGCAGCCAGCTCGTGGGTGGACTGAACGGGCCCTGGGCCCGAGATATCTGA
- a CDS encoding AAA family ATPase, with protein sequence MSAVDSANLMERLLYEVKRVVVGQDHFLERVLVAILAQGHLLVEGVPGLAKTLTVNTLAKTLRGTFKRIQFTPDLLPADLVGTRMYNQRTGDFSTVLGPVFANLLLADEINRAPAKVQSALLEVMQERQVTIAGETHKVPAPFLVMATQNPIETEGTYPLPEAQVDRFMMKVIVGYPSEEEEFVIVDRVTGPPVQVQPVAVTEQLTQLQAECRKVYVDPGLVQYAVKVVAATRRPEAYGLSDLSRYLTFGASPRATINLVEGARALAFLRGRHYALPEDLVDLIPDVLRHRLVLSYEALSDGLGSDQIITRILQTLPAPERPLDSHVRVAAVH encoded by the coding sequence ATGAGTGCCGTAGACAGCGCCAACCTGATGGAACGGCTGCTGTACGAGGTCAAGCGCGTGGTGGTGGGGCAGGACCACTTCCTGGAGCGGGTGCTGGTGGCCATCCTGGCCCAGGGGCATTTGCTGGTGGAGGGCGTGCCGGGCCTGGCCAAGACGCTGACCGTCAACACGCTGGCCAAGACCCTGCGAGGCACGTTCAAGCGCATCCAGTTCACGCCGGACCTGTTGCCGGCAGACCTGGTGGGTACGCGCATGTACAACCAGCGCACCGGGGATTTCTCCACGGTGCTGGGCCCGGTCTTCGCCAACCTGCTGCTGGCCGACGAGATCAACCGCGCACCGGCCAAGGTGCAGAGCGCGCTGCTGGAGGTCATGCAGGAGCGGCAGGTCACCATCGCGGGCGAGACCCACAAGGTGCCGGCGCCGTTCCTGGTGATGGCGACGCAGAATCCGATCGAGACCGAGGGCACCTATCCGCTGCCCGAAGCGCAGGTCGACCGTTTCATGATGAAGGTCATCGTCGGCTATCCCAGCGAGGAAGAAGAATTCGTCATCGTCGATCGGGTCACGGGGCCGCCGGTGCAGGTGCAGCCGGTCGCGGTCACCGAGCAACTCACGCAGCTGCAGGCGGAGTGCCGCAAGGTGTATGTCGATCCGGGCCTGGTGCAGTACGCGGTGAAGGTGGTGGCCGCCACGCGCCGTCCCGAGGCCTACGGGCTGTCCGACCTGTCGCGCTACCTGACTTTCGGGGCGAGCCCGCGCGCCACCATCAACCTCGTCGAAGGAGCGCGCGCGCTGGCCTTCCTGCGGGGGCGGCACTACGCGCTGCCCGAAGACCTGGTCGACCTGATCCCCGACGTGCTGCGGCACCGGCTGGTGCTGTCGTACGAGGCGCTGTCCGATGGGCTCGGGTCCGACCAGATCATCACGCGCATCCTCCAGACCTTGCCGGCCCCGGAGCGGCCATTGGATTCGCATGTTCGGGTTGCGGCGGTTCACTAA
- a CDS encoding S1C family serine protease — MKRVALYSRTARPPSVDAAPKDEADAMRRPGWPRRFRDWTARHRSAFFGLALLVIAGGLVFVLLQPQQSQPTQEDIDSAVLHTLQNKTLPSRPAKAAEAVRQSVVQIRGYGDEDEADDGDAKKAKPPVKPKAGGKSKGKGKDRQTARNEEGNAPRHEGSIGSGVVIVDSGVILTNFHVISGSRRLKVTFFDGYEADADVVAIQPDKDLAVIRAKSVPDDLPAATLGSSLDLAPGDEVVAVGFPFGIGPSVSSGVVSGLNREFVSAEGRHVLTRLIQFDAAANPGNSGGPLVNMNGEVVGIVTAILNPTNAGTFVGIGFATTIESAGSAVGMPPF, encoded by the coding sequence ATGAAACGGGTTGCCCTATACAGCAGGACCGCCAGGCCCCCTTCGGTCGATGCCGCCCCGAAGGACGAGGCCGATGCCATGCGCCGTCCGGGATGGCCGAGGCGCTTCCGGGACTGGACGGCCAGACACCGCTCCGCCTTTTTCGGCCTGGCCCTGCTCGTCATCGCGGGCGGCCTGGTTTTCGTTTTGTTGCAACCTCAACAAAGTCAGCCGACCCAGGAAGACATCGATTCGGCGGTCCTGCATACCCTGCAAAACAAGACGCTGCCTTCGCGGCCGGCCAAGGCGGCCGAGGCCGTGCGCCAATCCGTCGTGCAGATACGCGGCTACGGCGATGAGGACGAAGCGGACGACGGCGACGCGAAGAAAGCCAAGCCGCCCGTCAAACCCAAGGCGGGCGGCAAGTCCAAGGGCAAGGGCAAGGACAGGCAGACGGCCAGGAACGAGGAAGGCAACGCGCCCCGGCATGAAGGCAGCATAGGCTCGGGCGTGGTCATCGTCGACAGCGGCGTGATCCTGACCAACTTTCACGTCATCTCCGGTTCCAGGCGCCTGAAGGTCACCTTCTTCGACGGCTACGAGGCCGATGCCGATGTGGTCGCCATCCAGCCGGACAAGGATCTGGCCGTGATCCGCGCCAAGTCCGTGCCCGACGACCTGCCCGCCGCCACGCTGGGGTCCAGCTTGGATCTCGCGCCGGGCGACGAGGTCGTGGCGGTGGGCTTTCCGTTCGGCATCGGACCGTCGGTGTCGTCAGGCGTGGTATCGGGCCTGAACCGCGAATTCGTCTCGGCCGAGGGGCGGCACGTGCTGACGCGGCTGATCCAGTTCGACGCCGCGGCCAACCCGGGCAATTCCGGCGGGCCGCTGGTGAACATGAACGGCGAGGTCGTCGGCATCGTCACCGCCATCCTGAATCCGACCAACGCCGGGACCTTCGTCGGCATCGGCTTCGCCACCACGATAGAAAGCGCCGGCAGCGCGGTCGGCATGCCTCCCTTCTGA
- a CDS encoding UDP-glucose/GDP-mannose dehydrogenase family protein: protein MNLAIIGAGYVGLVTGACLADVGNRVVCVERHAERLRVLREGGVPFFEPGLADMAAHNAQAGRLSFTDDLPAALRDAEIVFIAVGTPAGEDGSADLGHVLEASAELGRSIPRDMVVVVKSTVPVGTCHRVQALIEHTLRERGAAWRVPIVSNPEFLKEGSAVDDFQRPDRIVIGTEDTRALRLMTALYSPYNRNRDRLIHTDVRSAEFTKYASNVMLATRISLMNELARIAEKVGADIEAVRHGAGADPRIGHHFLYAGVGYGGSCFPKDIQALARLAAEHGESTPLLDSVQRVNEEQKRVMAAKIRQHLGPSLQGRCIALWGLAFKPNTDDIREAPSLALVRELLADGAIVRAYDPVAAENARRAIDHPGLVIVPNAQAACEGADVLAVVTEWREFKSPDFRGLAGQLKSRAIFDGRNLYDPEYVQSCGLAYYGIGRGGRPARPGPEDADAPAVTTGYW from the coding sequence ATGAATCTCGCGATCATAGGGGCCGGCTACGTCGGCCTGGTTACCGGGGCCTGCCTGGCCGACGTGGGCAACCGCGTCGTCTGCGTCGAACGCCATGCCGAACGCCTGCGCGTGCTGCGGGAAGGCGGCGTTCCCTTCTTCGAACCCGGGCTGGCCGACATGGCCGCGCACAACGCGCAGGCCGGGCGCCTTTCCTTCACCGATGACCTGCCCGCCGCGCTGCGCGACGCGGAGATCGTCTTCATCGCGGTGGGCACGCCGGCCGGCGAAGACGGCTCGGCGGACCTGGGCCACGTGCTCGAGGCCAGCGCCGAACTGGGCCGGTCTATCCCGCGCGACATGGTGGTCGTTGTGAAATCGACCGTGCCCGTCGGCACCTGCCACCGCGTGCAGGCCCTGATCGAACATACCCTGCGCGAACGCGGCGCCGCATGGCGCGTCCCCATCGTCTCCAATCCGGAGTTCCTGAAGGAAGGCAGCGCGGTCGACGATTTCCAGCGCCCCGACCGCATCGTCATCGGCACCGAGGACACCCGCGCGCTGCGGCTGATGACAGCGCTGTACTCGCCCTACAACCGCAACCGCGACCGCCTGATCCACACCGACGTGCGGTCGGCCGAGTTCACGAAGTACGCGTCCAACGTCATGCTGGCCACGCGCATCTCGCTGATGAACGAGCTGGCCAGGATCGCCGAGAAGGTCGGCGCGGACATCGAGGCCGTGCGCCACGGCGCCGGCGCCGACCCGCGCATCGGCCACCACTTCCTGTATGCCGGCGTCGGCTATGGCGGCTCGTGCTTTCCCAAGGACATCCAGGCCCTGGCCCGGCTGGCGGCCGAGCACGGCGAATCCACGCCGCTGCTCGACAGCGTGCAGCGGGTGAACGAGGAACAGAAGCGCGTCATGGCGGCGAAGATACGGCAGCACCTGGGCCCCTCGCTGCAAGGCCGCTGCATCGCGCTGTGGGGCCTGGCCTTCAAGCCCAATACCGACGACATACGCGAGGCGCCCAGCCTCGCCCTGGTGCGCGAACTGTTGGCCGACGGCGCGATCGTGCGCGCGTACGATCCGGTCGCCGCCGAGAACGCGCGCCGCGCCATCGATCATCCCGGCCTGGTCATCGTCCCCAACGCGCAGGCGGCCTGCGAAGGCGCCGACGTGCTGGCGGTGGTAACCGAATGGCGCGAGTTCAAATCGCCCGACTTCCGGGGGCTGGCCGGCCAGCTCAAGTCACGCGCGATCTTCGACGGCCGCAACCTGTACGACCCCGAGTACGTGCAAAGCTGCGGCCTGGCCTATTACGGCATCGGCCGCGGCGGCCGCCCCGCCCGCCCGGGACCGGAGGATGCCGACGCGCCCGCCGTCACGACCGGCTACTGGTGA
- a CDS encoding VWA domain-containing protein, with product MENLPALTFLWPKMLWLLVLVPPLAFCYWRLDRLRRGMALRYPALDVVGTSVRPSRLRRVLPPLLLLLGLCSLIVAVARPQALMMLPSRLETVVLAMDMSGSMRADDIKPTRIYAAQRAAKEFVDGQPANVSVSVVAVAGAAAVVQSPTRKREDVIAAIERLEPQRGTALGSGLIIALATVLPNAGIDVERFLDGGSARPAPVDLAAAGLGDGAVPGSYPSGAIVLLSDGQNNTGPDALKAAEVAALYGVRIFTVGIGTPEGTTLTTDGWSMRVRLDEDVLKKVADMTGAQYFQAQDAGELRKVYRSLSARLAFDKRDVVEVTALFTALGALLAVLSGLLSLWWFGRVQ from the coding sequence ATGGAGAACCTGCCCGCCCTGACTTTCCTGTGGCCCAAGATGCTGTGGCTGCTGGTGCTGGTACCGCCTCTGGCGTTCTGCTATTGGCGGCTGGATCGCCTGCGCCGCGGCATGGCCCTGCGCTATCCCGCCCTGGACGTCGTGGGCACCAGCGTCCGGCCGTCCCGGCTGCGCCGGGTCCTGCCGCCGCTGTTGCTGCTGCTCGGGCTGTGCTCGCTCATCGTCGCGGTGGCCCGTCCGCAGGCGTTGATGATGCTGCCGTCGCGGCTGGAGACCGTGGTGCTGGCCATGGACATGTCGGGCAGCATGCGGGCCGACGACATCAAGCCGACCCGGATCTATGCGGCCCAGCGGGCCGCCAAGGAATTCGTCGACGGGCAGCCCGCCAACGTCAGCGTGTCGGTGGTCGCGGTGGCGGGCGCGGCGGCCGTGGTGCAGTCGCCCACGCGCAAGCGCGAGGACGTGATCGCCGCCATCGAGCGCCTGGAGCCCCAGCGCGGCACCGCGCTCGGCAGCGGGCTGATCATCGCGCTGGCAACGGTGCTGCCCAATGCGGGTATCGACGTCGAGCGCTTCCTGGACGGCGGCAGCGCCCGGCCGGCGCCGGTCGACCTGGCCGCGGCGGGACTGGGTGACGGGGCGGTTCCCGGCTCGTATCCGTCGGGCGCCATCGTGCTGCTGTCCGACGGCCAGAACAACACGGGACCCGACGCGCTGAAGGCGGCCGAGGTCGCGGCGTTGTACGGCGTGCGGATATTCACGGTCGGGATCGGGACGCCCGAGGGTACGACGCTGACGACCGACGGCTGGTCCATGCGCGTGCGGTTGGACGAGGACGTGCTGAAGAAGGTGGCCGACATGACCGGCGCGCAGTATTTCCAGGCCCAGGACGCGGGCGAACTCAGGAAGGTATATCGCTCGCTCAGTGCCCGGCTGGCGTTCGACAAGCGCGACGTGGTCGAGGTCACGGCGCTGTTCACCGCGCTGGGCGCCTTGCTGGCGGTGCTGTCGGGGCTGCTGTCGCTGTGGTGGTTCGGCCGGGTGCAATAG
- a CDS encoding VWA domain-containing protein, translating into MRFLWPDLLWLQLLVPLLVALYLYALARRKKAAIRYASLSLAKVAIGPGQRLRRHIPPLLFLLAMSAALLACARPTATVTLPSDSLTVVLAVDVSRSMQAADIAPNRLVAAQMAAKRFISELPSNVRLGIVSFAGTAAVVQTPTDNRQDMVEAIDRFQLQRATATGSGLILALSMLFPDDGIDLESVIFETPSIRAGRRGVPLDQAGAAEAAKKKQKTLQPVLPGSYTSGTIILLSDGRRTTGPDPLDAARMAAERGVRVYTVGFGTQQGAPIGDEGWSFFARLDEPTLRTVAQMTGGEYFLASSEADLSSVYRNLNAKFSMERKETELSALLSAAAVVLLTLACVLSMLWFQRSR; encoded by the coding sequence ATGCGGTTTCTCTGGCCCGATCTTCTCTGGCTGCAGCTCCTCGTTCCCCTGCTCGTAGCCCTCTACCTGTACGCGCTTGCCCGCCGCAAGAAGGCGGCCATCCGCTATGCCAGCCTGAGCCTGGCCAAGGTCGCCATCGGCCCTGGCCAGCGGCTACGACGCCACATCCCGCCGCTGCTGTTCCTGCTGGCGATGTCGGCGGCGCTGCTGGCGTGCGCGCGCCCCACCGCCACCGTCACCCTGCCCTCGGACAGCCTCACGGTGGTCCTGGCGGTGGACGTCTCGCGCAGCATGCAGGCCGCCGACATCGCCCCCAACCGGCTGGTGGCCGCGCAGATGGCGGCCAAGCGCTTCATCTCCGAACTGCCGTCCAACGTACGGCTGGGCATCGTCTCGTTCGCCGGCACCGCCGCGGTCGTGCAGACGCCCACCGACAACCGGCAGGACATGGTCGAGGCCATCGACCGATTCCAGCTGCAACGCGCCACCGCCACCGGCAGCGGGCTGATCCTGGCTCTGTCCATGCTGTTTCCCGACGACGGCATCGACCTGGAGTCGGTCATCTTCGAAACCCCGTCCATCCGCGCGGGGCGGCGCGGGGTCCCGCTCGACCAGGCGGGCGCCGCCGAAGCGGCGAAGAAAAAGCAGAAGACCCTGCAGCCGGTGCTGCCGGGCTCGTACACCTCGGGCACCATCATCCTGCTGAGCGACGGCCGGCGCACCACCGGCCCGGATCCGCTGGACGCCGCGCGCATGGCCGCCGAGCGGGGCGTGCGCGTCTACACCGTGGGCTTCGGCACCCAGCAGGGCGCGCCCATCGGCGACGAGGGCTGGTCGTTCTTCGCCCGGCTGGACGAGCCCACGCTGCGCACGGTGGCGCAAATGACCGGGGGCGAATACTTCCTGGCCAGTTCCGAGGCGGACCTGAGTTCGGTATACCGCAACCTCAACGCCAAGTTCTCGATGGAGCGCAAGGAGACCGAACTCAGCGCCCTGCTAAGCGCGGCCGCGGTCGTCCTGCTGACCCTGGCCTGCGTGCTGTCCATGCTCTGGTTCCAGCGCAGCCGCTAG
- a CDS encoding LysR family transcriptional regulator, with translation MDRLSAMRVFVEVVDRGSQSAAAEALELSRPAVSRYLAELEEWVGARLLHRTTRRLSLTPPGAEVLARCRQMLELEGDMRAAVSSPDSAPRGVLRVTASTSFGQAHLAPAIVDYTRRYPDVAVDMVMADRTVNLVDERIDLALRVTNDLDPNLIARRLAVCRSVLCASPDYLRQQGTPGRLEELGLHNCLTHSYTGKSLWHFVRAGAPVSVAVGGNISSNEATTLVEATVCGAGIAMLPTYAVGELVRAERLRVLLPETPPRDMTLYGVYTSRKHMPPTLRTLLDFLAQRFSDPPAWDTELQDTLAALAASGRRGAGRHQ, from the coding sequence ATGGACAGACTCAGCGCGATGCGCGTATTCGTCGAGGTCGTCGACCGCGGCAGCCAGTCGGCCGCGGCCGAGGCATTGGAACTGTCGCGGCCGGCCGTTTCGCGCTATCTGGCCGAGCTGGAGGAATGGGTGGGGGCCCGGCTGCTGCATCGGACCACGCGCAGGCTGAGCCTGACCCCGCCCGGTGCCGAAGTGTTGGCCCGCTGCCGCCAGATGCTGGAACTCGAAGGCGACATGCGCGCCGCCGTGTCCAGCCCGGACAGCGCGCCGCGCGGCGTGCTGCGCGTGACGGCCAGCACGTCCTTCGGGCAGGCCCACCTGGCGCCGGCCATAGTCGACTACACCCGCCGGTATCCCGACGTGGCGGTGGACATGGTCATGGCCGATCGCACCGTCAATCTGGTGGACGAACGCATCGATCTCGCGCTGCGCGTCACCAACGATCTCGATCCCAACCTGATCGCGCGCCGGCTGGCCGTATGCCGGTCGGTGCTGTGCGCCTCGCCCGACTACCTGCGCCAGCAGGGCACGCCTGGCAGGCTGGAGGAACTCGGCCTGCACAATTGCTTGACCCATTCGTACACCGGCAAGAGCCTGTGGCATTTCGTTCGCGCCGGCGCGCCGGTGTCGGTCGCGGTAGGCGGGAACATCAGTTCCAACGAGGCGACCACGCTGGTCGAGGCGACCGTGTGCGGAGCCGGGATCGCGATGTTGCCAACCTATGCGGTGGGCGAGCTGGTTCGCGCGGAACGCCTGCGGGTGCTGCTGCCCGAGACGCCGCCGCGCGACATGACCCTGTACGGCGTCTACACCTCGCGCAAGCACATGCCGCCCACGCTGCGCACGCTGCTCGATTTCCTGGCGCAGCGCTTTTCGGACCCGCCGGCCTGGGATACCGAGTTGCAGGACACGCTGGCCGCCCTGGCCGCAAGCGGCCGGCGCGGCGCGGGCCGTCACCAGTAG